The Kwoniella shandongensis chromosome 8, complete sequence genome contains the following window.
GTAGTCGTCGACGAGTAGATAGAATCGATGGCCCGTGACATGATCTGCTGTAGCACGACATATGCAGACAGAGCTTGGTCCGATGGCAAGGAGAACCGTTGCTGATGCCAAGATGCTTCGCAAGCGTTACGGATTATGTAGTCTTCGCGAAGAGTGTAGGGTTTTCCCATCTGAGCGCTGAGTGATCGGTCCAAGACAAAGCAATGCAACCAACATCGTTCTCGGTTGATTATCTGATCGAAGGTCAGCTCGGAGCAGACTTGGTGGTACAGTTAGCTTACCTCTAGATCTCTagctcttccctcttcagtATCTAAGCCAGACATGATGCTCTTTCGATGCAAGTTTAGGTCGGTTGCCATTCTGGTATCTCGATTAGCGAGGCTTTGAGTACAGCATAGAATAGCTCACCGAATAGCCATACCTAACATCAACCATGTTCTATCTTGCTCGAAAGTCTTCTCGGGACCCAGCGTCCACAACGAGAGTAGCAAATATGCTTGAACGACCTCTACACTCTTATATCTATGACATAAGTCAGCTCCATTCCTATCGGTGATACTGCACAGCGACCTACCCTCGTGATGGAACCTCGAATGCAAGACGCTTAGCGTACGCTGAAAGCTGATGATGCAGATCCGGCCGTTTGTGGTGATATCGAGCGGCAATGGCACAGATTCTGGACATCTTCGTCAGTAGTGATCGTTGGTGTCAGAAATGCTCCTCACTCACACTGTGCATAGGAATTGACTCCGTTGCAGGACCAAATCGGGAGTGTGAAATTCTTTGTAAACCAGGGGTACCTGGAACGACACTGAATCTGACAAATCAGCGGGCGGTTGATACAAAGGGTTCAAAGAACTGACTGTTATCAAAGAATATGTCGAATAATTCGCCGATCTCTTCGCGAGTGACCATTGTAAGAAGCTCGGGAAGTCGATCGTCTGTTCCAGGGAGGGTCAGAGTCGCAGAAGCGCCTGTAATAAATACGTCAGGTCGGACTTTCGGAAAGTCACTAATAAATACATACCAGGTTTGAAGTAGTTGTGCGATGCCACTCCTCTGCCGCTGTGTCCATACGCcgccccttcctcttcgtcacctgCATCTCCACCTCGCACGTCACTCGTTGCCATTCTATAGCTACTTGAGCTCATGCTCATCGCGCTACTACTTCGACCGGCGTTCGTCCGCCCATCCATCGCAAGCGGAGAGGGTCGATGAGAGTGGGACGATTTCCCGTTGTGGTTTGTGTATGCCTGTGACACCAGATGCTTCTTATTTGATACATCTGTATTTTGTAGACTCGCTTCTGCCAGTAGaccgagaggagaaagaacgtTATCGGGCAGAGAATGCAGACGTGGTGACATTGGTGGTTGATGCGAATGTCCCGCTTGTCCATGGGCGGAATCTTCCCCCCTAACCTGGTTCTGCAGATCGAATGAGCCGGCATAGTTGTCCGTAGGTGCGCTATAAGCTTGACGATTCATGGCAACAGCCAGAGTCGGAACCACGGAGGGTGCGGTATGTGAGgtgatgagattgatgacGTCCTGGTCGTTCGTAGTAGAATGAAGAGCGGTGGAAAAGGAATTGAGCGAGGATTGGTCGATATTACTGAGAGCCTGGACACATGGTACGTTCAGCTCTGCGACACGATTATCAAGTATGATTGATGACAACTCACTGATCCTATGCCCTTTAATGCAGCTTCCATCTTGGCAACTTTCGCTGCCAAAGCTTCGTTCTTCCTTGTACTCCGCTTCCCTCTGTTCGACTCCTCGAAAATACACTCGTGCCCTCCTGATTTGCAACGCTGCAAGAGAGGTTAGTTGATAGACACGGAAGATAAGTACAAGACACACCTTGCAGGGCCCACCAGGTGGACCATTATCGTCCGGTATACATCGCATCTTGATTTTTCGACAAGCGATACAAGCTCTGTTGGGATATGAGTGACCGCAATGTTGGTCTGAATGAAAtattccactcacctcgaccctcTTGTCAATTTGACTTTGGGCTTTCCTTCCTGACCTTTACCCTTgcctccttttcctcgtcCGACCGGTGTACCCTTCCCACTTCCGCCTgcatcgtcatctccatcatcatcatcatcgtcatcgtcgtcgtctccaTCACTATCCCCATCCTTCCCCTGTGATGATCCTCCATCCCGCATCATTGCTTCTCCTGCATCTGATAATCTCGGCTTCTTGTCTTGGTGCACTCCAGCTGCGTTCAACGTTTGAGGTTCGTAGGTAGTCGAATTGTGTAATGGTGAAGGGGTGAAAGGGTTCGGCATGGATTGATATGCTGAAGCATAAGGATGCGAAGGCATCTGAACCCAGACCGCTTCGTCACCTTGTTGCGGGGGTGGTTGAGCATTGCCATAGTTTGGAGCTCCACCACTGTTCTCCCACGATCGCTTCATCGGACGGACGTTCTATCACGAAtggatgttgttgttgtttttgtttattgttgttgctgtcgACTAAGCGACGGTATGAAAAGCTTCAACCTCGGGAACCACTCCGCACAAAAGCGGAAAAGCCGGCTTCTTTTTTCTTCGCCTTTCTATGCAATGGCTTGCCTTCTCGTATGATCCCTTGTAAGAAAGATGTCAACCTCGAGGTGTCGTGATGGTTAGATTTGAGGCAAGCAAGGAAGGTTGTTATGTATATATTTAGCTGTATCCTTGGTGAGGATGTATGAAGAGAGACGGTGGATTGCTCGGTGGCTTCATTTGCCGGTAACAATGCAAGATACTACACACCCAATAACACATCGTCCGGTTCCAAGCGAGAATCCCTCAACCGGCGTTATCCCTCATTGTGTATCGGAGTTATCCCCAAACCACGAGATGTGGCACTGACCGGCTACTTATTCTTATAGCAAAGCTAGGCACGATGGATGGCATCAttttgttgacgatgaacGAGATTTCACGGACATCCGGACACTGAGGTCCTCACTTATAGTAGTCTGACAAAGCGAACatcaacttgatcttgcACATCAAACTCACTTGCACTTGACGAGGTACACAGtgatcctcatccactcctCTCCACTATGAGCTTCGGCTCCTGCAGCCGACACGTTCTTCAACGGCCGCAAGCGATCTTCTCCGTAGCTGGTCCATCGAGAAATGTGCACACGTCATGGTCTTCGAGGGCGCGTGCGCCGTCGTTGGTCGACAAGCTGCCGCAGGCAAGAGGTCGACAAATGATACAGAAACCCCCACGAGCTACTGTCGCAAACGCCGACCTGCAAGGCTCCATACGGCATCGCGGGGTACCGTCAGTGCTAGCATCtgccttctccacctcatcacgGCGATCcgttcctccaccttcctccacatcgACGCCACCCCCTCAAGCTGTCGCTGTCACCACACCCGACAAAGCAGCTGTACCCGCCGGCCCGAAAGTCGACAAGTCGCAAGACAAGACAGATTGGAGTATCATTGTCAAGCTAGCCGGCAATATCTGGCCGAAAGATAACCCAAAAGTCAAGCTAAGAGTAATAGGAGCTCTCACCCTCTTAGTTGCTGGAAAGGTTTTGAACGTTCAAGTaccattcttcttcaaagCCATCATAGATGGTCTTAATGTACCTATCACGGACTCGACCACTGTATGGGTGCTGGCGGGAGCAAGTATAGCCGGTTGTGAGTTGCGCTTTTCATATTGAGCCGTTCTTATCTGATAAGCTCGATACAGATGGTGCTGCTAGAATCCTGACCACACTCTTCGGCGAGTTGAGAAATGCGGTCTTCGCTTCGGTATCACAGAGTGCGATCCGAAAAGTCGCTAGGGAGACGTTTGAGCATCTCCTTAGCATGGACATGAAGTTTCACCTGGAAAGGCAGACAGGTGGTTTGACAAGAGCAATCGATCGAGGAACCAAGTGAGTGTCGCTAGCACATCCTCATGATTAACACTATTGCTGACATCACTGTCACAGAGGCATATCATTCATTCTTTCCTCCATTGTGTTCCATGTCATTCCCACAGCCCTCGAAATCAGCATGGTTTGCGGTATCCTCTCATACAAATTCGGATGGGACTTTGCAGCTGTCACCGGTATCACGATGGTCCTGTATACTTGGTTCACTGTGCAGACGACCGCGTGGAGAACAAAGTTTAGGAAAGATGCGAACTCGGCGGACAACAAGGGTGCAACTGTTGCAGTGGACTCGTTGATCAACTACGAGGCagtcaaggtgggttgttGTCGTCAAAGACAAGGATGTTGAATTGTTGGCTTATCTGGTTTTACTGCAGGCCTTCAACAACGAACGATTCGAGGTGGCCCAGTACGATGCGACCCTCAAGACGTATGAAAAGGCTTCCGTCAAGATCGCAACTTCATTGGCTGCGCTCAACTCTGGACAaaacctcatcttctctaGTGCTcttacgatgatgatgctgctCGGTGCTCAGGGCATAGTAAAGGGTGAGATGCCAATTACCGATAGGTCATGCTTGCGAACGAAGCTAACGATGATGTTAGGCACAATGACGGTCGGAGACCTGGTCATGATCAACCAGCTTGTTTTCCAGCTTTCCCTTCCACTCAACTTCCTTGGAACCGTTTACCGAGAACTGCGTCAGAGTTTGATCGACATGGACGTCATGTTCAACCTACAGTCTCTCGATTCAGCCATCAAAGTGAGCGAGCCTAAGGTCTATGTGGTGGCTTTACTGACAACCTGCGCAGGACAAACCCAATACTAAACCCTTGGCACTCAAGGGCGGCGAAATCCGTTTTGATAATGTCAATTTTGGATACCACCCTGATCGACCGATCTTCAAGGATATCTCGTTCACCATTCCTGCAGGTAAGAAGGTCGCCATCGTCGGACCTTCCGGTTGCGGAAAGTCTACTGTATTCCGACTCCTCTTCCGATTCTACGACTCCCAATCTGGTCGAATCCTTATAGATGGACAAGATATCAAAGACGTTTCCCTCGAATCACTTAGAAAAGCGATTGGAGTAGTCCCGCAAGATACACCACTCTTCCACGCAGACATCCTACATAATATCAGATACGGAAACCTAGAAGcgagtgacgaagaggtcatCGCggctgcgaagaaggcgcATGTGGAGGAGACGATACAAAGGTTACCGGAGAAGTACAAGACGAAGgtgggagagaggggatTGATGATCTCAGGAGGAGAGAAACAGAGATTGGCAGTTGCgagattgttgttgaaggaTCCACCAATCCTGTTCTTTGACGAGGCGACATCGGCTTTGGACGTCTACACGGAGACGGAATTGATGAGGAACATCAACTCTTTGTTGGTCGACCAGATCAAGACGAGTGTCTTCATCGCCCATCGGTAAGTCCATTTTTGCGCACTCACTCCCATTCCTTGCAGTGTCAAATAAGCTAATCACCTTGAACCCTCGTGTAGACTGCGAACCATCTCCGACGCggatctcatcatcgtccttcgAGACGGTAAAGTTGCCGAACAAGGATCTCACGAAGAGCTCATGAAGATCGAAGGAGGCGTATATTACAGATTGTGGCAAGCCCAATTGACCGAAAGTACACAAGCGACGGCGGCTGATCCCCagagggaagaagcagaagttGTGAAGACGACTtcggagaagaagtgaaTATGAATGATATAGATTGGACGGTTATCAACAGGTTGCATGTGGATGTATATATCATGAACGGCTATTTGCGAAGGACGGAAGAACATATCAACAGCTATtagtgaagagggtgatgagcACGAAATCTAGCAATAGAAATGGAACGTATGGGAGATTGATGTGATGGACAGCAAATCTGTCGACAGGGGAAGAGCGTGACGACTGATTGTTTGGGAACCCAGTGAGTTGAAACAAGTATACTGATGGTGTTTTGAGACAGAGAGAGCACTGTATATGGTTTTAAAGTGGAGAACAGTTGGTATATGTACAAAACCAGAAGGAGATAAGGAACATGACAGATAAGAGCAAGTGGAAGATTGTGGTGGCCTAGGTAATGATAAAGGTGGGTTTTGTGACAACCAAGAGTGATGGGGACATGTTCCAACAGGAAGAAATGCTGGGAAAAGCAAGGGAAGTTGCAAAGCAGAATGAAGAAGTGAGGTTCGATCTTCATAGGCAAGGTTCCCCCAGAAGTACATACTACTGTTTGGGCTCAATCTCAGTACTGATTGTAACCACAAATGGTGTGCGCTCTTTCAAAAGTAGGGAGTATATGGGTCGCTAGCTCCCTGCCACAATACCGTCACACTGTAtttctgttgttgttgatttgTCTTGATGCACCAGAACTTTGTCAACCTTATCTCGAAGGATTTCCGGACCACTTGACCACTGGTGATAAATCTCCCTGGGAAATGCCCTCTTTTGCTTTCCGGACTCTGGTTGGGTTTCTGCTGATACTTTCAGATCTGTCAGGATTATGCTCTGGTCTCGGTCCAGGTGAGTAATACGCGATGTGATTGTGGCCTGTGTTTTGAAGTGGCATGTACCATCCTTGTCTTTCATCCTCAGGCCTGTTGTGTTTACCCCTGTTGATGCGGACTCATCTTTGGTGCTCCAAATCTCCACACCCAGAGAAGCCGCTCCAGGCTTGCTGAGAAGTTTGTCTGCTCCATCAACTACCGTGATCATGAACTCAATAGAATGCCTCCCATACGTTCCTTGGGCTTTTGTGGTCAGTATAGGTATGATTTCCCTCTCAAAAATCGGCCCAGCAATACCTTTAGTGAAAACCCTTTTAGATGGATCATAATTGACTGTGGATGTCCTTGTAGAAATACTTCCATGACCTGCCGGCTTACCAGTCTGTGTTTGGTTGCTGCTCCGAAGGTCGTTGTAGGGACTTGGAGGATTGAAAATTGGGGGCGCTGAAGACAAAAGAGCATGAGTGTTTTGTGAAGCCAAAGCGAAATTCCCGCATTGATGAGGGTATTGGTTGGTGAAAGAAGTTCTGATGGAAGACACATTGCTTGGgccaccttgtccttgaccaTGCTGTGACATGATAAGGGTGTTTGGATCATAACCAAGTTGTTGGTCAGAGGTATGCCTGCCTGAGGCAGACATGAAGCTTGAATAATCTTGTGCCTGCTTGTGATTCTTGTGGGGTTCGGAATGGGAACTTGTAGCATAAGCAGGATGTTGGTCATCAGAAGCACGGCCAAAGGCATACATGGACTTTGAGTGATGTTCTGCTTGATCATGACATGGTATGGGAAATGCATTCTGATTACAACCAGAAGGTTGATTGGGGGGATGCAGATCAAAGGCAGACGCGGGACCAAAGGCAGGCGTGGGACCAAAGGCAGACAGGGAATTTGGGCCAGACTGTATTTCATTGTGATGCTGAGCAGGAGGGAGCCTTGTGGGAAGACCAGTATGTTGACCGGTAGAAGGAAGACCCAAGGCATATATGGAGCTTGGGCCTTGATGTGTTTGATCAGCTTGCTGTGCGGGAAGGGGCATTATGTCATAGTTGGGAGGCTGACCAGTAGTAAACGATCCCATTGAAGAAGTCAAGCTTGGGCCATATTGGGCTTGATCATCTTGAGGCACAAAAGGGGTGTTTGACTGAAGACCGGGAGTTTGCCTATCAAAATCAGTGGACTGTGAGCCATGTTGTGCCTGTGTATCAAATGCAGTCCAATCCTCAGGGAGAGCATGACCAAATGGTTGGTTTTGATTGGATGGTTGCCCACGCAGGTAGGACAAATTGCCATAGGGGTGTTGCCTAGCATCGTTTGTGCTGCAATTGCTGTGGGAAGATTGCTTTGGTCGGATTTCTTTTGGCATTCTGAGTAATTGGGTATTCTGGTAGGTTTTGGTGGGATTTATGTGATGGCAGGATTCTGTTGTATAGTAGTTGCTTGTGGGATGGAAAAGGAATGGGAATGTGTGATTGGGATTAGGAAGATGCTGTGGTACATATAGACAAGACAGAGGAGTTTTCCACTGCGCAGTGTGTAGGGTAGGGAGGGCCTCATGAGCAAGCATCACTGCCACTGAAAGGATGTGGTTGAAGCTCATTTGCAATGACCTCATTGACACATTTATGTCATCCACAGTGGCTTTGATGCTCCAGCCACAGAGATCACAAAGGTGAACAAAGGTTCTTTATGTATGGCAATGACAGTCATCACCATATCTTTCTATTCAACTGTAATTATCGTCTTGCAACACTGTTGTCATACATCCAGCAAAGACGTCATAGGTGATGTCAAATCACACAAATGATGTCAAAGATGTCATTTGCTGACattgtggtacaacaaggtccgtaTAGGATAAGAACGGACATCAACGGGAACTCTATtgagtcacgtgaataaTCTGAACGAAAGTCAACAGATGCTCTGAGAAGCTTCATTGAGGGATAAAATAGCTTCTGTAAGACGAAGaacagaaggagattgacaCACTCTGCAAACCTtaggacaacaacaacacaactTCAACAGACGCTCTATCGACCTTTGACCTGGCGTCAGGAAGAGGACCACTGTAGGGTCAATAGAGGTTCGCACACAGCTCGCCTTATTCCCACCCACCTCGGTAGTTGTGTAGTTAGTTAGAACAAGGTTAGATAATAGCATATACATACTTTGACGGCACCATGAgacatgtatgcatatggTCATCTATCCTACTTCGACCTAGATGCAAGCGACCCTCAATCAAAGTAATAGTGGCAGGATGGTCGGACAAGAACCGGACAGttatccccttctccgtcgaatctTGGTGGTACCATGCATGGCCTATGATGAGACCTatggtggagtgctacaaccTAATACCAAGAATGCATAGCTCCTTGCCACGGTGTATAAAACCAAAGGGTGAGCATGAAAGGGTGTTGATGTCACCACGAAGGACACAAGGTTCTCTTAGAAAATGCTGTCTGATCCCTTATTGGCTtctgtcacgatgatcaacagaggcttcaaTTAATGAGGCCCTGTCACACCATGTGGACGAGGTTGAGCAATATCAGCAAAGCAAGTCAACTACAACAACAAGATGGACAACATAGtcagcaagaatgacacAATGGACGAGTTACTCAGTGAGATTAACAAGAATGACAAGAATGACTTCCACAAAATTGACTATGACAAGCATGACAAGAATATAAGGGGAACAACCTCCAGATGAGCatgtggccttggactgactgaaggctgagtgatattgtcaagagTGATAGGAAATGTACGAGGCATGACTTTCATCCGGGAAATCATTTGAGCAAAGAGTGTAAGAATGAGgatagccattctcctatatcTTCCATcaatccatccattcatctaTGTTGAGCAATAATCTTTTACTTTGGCAAGTTAATTAAATTAACCCGAGGGATAGATGGGTTTATTGCATCATGTTCCATGAGTTTGATAAGAATAGTGGTTGAAGTGGCAAGTGCATTAAGTCAcatgatgtatgtggcagtgactaTCACAACACATCTGCTTGGTGGTTCAGCAGCCATAAAGTTTGAAACTTAAGTGAGTGGGAACAAAGGCTGTTTCTGTCAACAAGCACATGATTGCCCAAGCAATCGGGGTGTGGGACGACATCAGTGAGACTGGTAGCTATCTGTAGGACAAACTTGCATGTGAATGTATATAATAAAGGCAATGGCAAAGGACAGAGGAAAGCATCAACTGTTTGTTGgcagagggtgatgagaacAAAATCTAGCCATCGAAGTGACTTGTGTTATGGACGACACAACTATGAACAGTGAAAGAGGGTATTGGTTCTTTGTTGTCTGCTAATAGACAAAGACTGATGAAACAGGCAGAAGCTACCATCACCATGGTGTGAACGGGTATAGTATTGGGACAAGCAAAGGAACTGCAATGAGCGACTCAGGTTGACAAATAATAAAAATTAAAGTAATAATCAAAACAAGGAGACGATAAGGGAAAGACAGTGATCCTTACTGCATATGGATAGCACTGAGAGCCAGAAGCATTGACAAGGGTAATCGGGGGCagagcagaggaaggagggacaATTCTGAGAGACATATGGAGACGAGCAGGGGCTGCACACCTCGAAAACAATGTCAGTCAATCAGCAAGGCATGGAAGCCCTTCAATGGCAATGATACAGGCTTGTGATCCCTGAAAGTAAGAATGAGTTCCACTCACTTGACATATACTAGATTCACCATATTAAtgcttgttcttcctttTTTGGTTACTCCGGCTGTCCCTATTTTGTACTTTCTTTGTCAAGAAGTCTAGTGCTAGCTGCTCCTGTTCACCTTTGAGATTGGTGTTTCCATTGATCCTTTTTTTGGTTGAACGCTGCGTTGAGtatgaagtggaggtcagtgaaggaggagatctgTCTATGACAATCGCAGAATGATATGAAAGAGAAACACCACCTACACATCGATTACAAGTATTGGTTTCACGTGAGCGAGCACTATCAGCAATTGATCTCCCACAAAATTCACCATTTTGGTCCTTGTGATCTCCACAGATTGTGTGCCCGTTGCATGTACAAGTTGGCCGAGGCCAAGAGACAGGCTGCCCTATTACCTGCTGCCCTGGTGCATATTCATGTAGCACAAAAGTGTGGGTAGGCCGAAAGGGTGCAGGTTTGCATTCACTCTGTGAGACAGGCTGATCTATGCTGGGCAGATTACTTGAATTGTCATCAgctgaagatgggaagtaCTCAGGGAACTGTTCCCTGACTCCGGGCAGGAGGGAACCTCTAGAAGTGcttccagaggtgagtgcagcttgTTCATCTGCAGTACGCGTTATCAGACCAGAACACTCATAGTGAGACTCTGTAGTTGCATTGCTGCGAGATGATTGTCCCTGTTGTATCTCTTCTGGCATTGTCCTTGTAAGTTCTGGTGAAATCTGGACAGAAGCAAAGTCGTGTAGTATAGGTGGGGCTTGTGGGTTggaaaagggaagagaaTATGCAATGGGAATTGGGGAAGGTTTACTTGTTATATAGACAAGAAGGGCCGTCCCCTGTAATCAGACTATGTGAATTTTGAAACAGCTATCCCATTACAGAAAGGATAGAATAGGTGCTTCTCGAGGGAtgacatcactcacacagTTACATCATTACCTGGTGCCCTCAAAGCTCAATAACAGAGACCACAAAGGTGAACAAAGGTGGCTTCAGGATGTAACAAAGGCTCATCTCACTGTGTTAGAAGTGACTGTGATGTCACTTTGGTAACACTAATGACTTGCAGCCAGCAAAGATGACACAGATTATGACATATCACACAATATATGGCATTTATGTCATTTGATGGCATGGTGCATGACAAACAGGCATGAGTCCTCAACACCAATTTGTGAGCCCGAAAGGGGGACATGAATGGCGATCAATGTCACCAAAAAGGAACTACAGTCTTCGCAAGGGATCGCCATCTTGTGGCCATACTATTTCAGATACAATGCCCTAGCTGTCAGGGACCGAGTGGTATCATATCTTGCAGGTCACATAATCCGTGCTATATTGACCAATGATTTTGCCATTGATGTCATTCCCTAGCATCCACATTGTGCAATGTTATTGTAGGTGTGATGATGTAATGGTCACTGCTGATGTGATGTCACTTCGTGTTCAGCAATGACGTCATGCATGTCATAAAGGGTATTGCATGCCATTGTGGCCATATTGGGCACACAATGGGTCACATCGACAGCTTCAACCTCAAGGTCCATAGATCTGCCTACATAATGTCAGATGGGTAATGACAAATATCTCATCATAATGTCACCAATGATCTGGGTTTAGTTGAATGATGTGTCATGAGTCGCtcaggaggagaaagtgGGTGGCAAAGTGGAATGAAGAGTCACATAATTGCGATGAATCACTTACAAGATGTTGTTGTGCTTAGGGGTATGCCAAGTATCGATACCACCTTAGTCATGGCTTA
Protein-coding sequences here:
- a CDS encoding iron-sulfur clusters transporter ATM1, mitochondrial, whose translation is MSFGSCSRHVLQRPQAIFSVAGPSRNVHTSWSSRARAPSLVDKLPQARGRQMIQKPPRATVANADLQGSIRHRGVPSVLASAFSTSSRRSVPPPSSTSTPPPQAVAVTTPDKAAVPAGPKVDKSQDKTDWSIIVKLAGNIWPKDNPKVKLRVIGALTLLVAGKVLNVQVPFFFKAIIDGLNVPITDSTTVWVLAGASIAGYGAARILTTLFGELRNAVFASVSQSAIRKVARETFEHLLSMDMKFHLERQTGGLTRAIDRGTKGISFILSSIVFHVIPTALEISMVCGILSYKFGWDFAAVTGITMVLYTWFTVQTTAWRTKFRKDANSADNKGATVAVDSLINYEAVKAFNNERFEVAQYDATLKTYEKASVKIATSLAALNSGQNLIFSSALTMMMLLGAQGIVKGTMTVGDLVMINQLVFQLSLPLNFLGTVYRELRQSLIDMDVMFNLQSLDSAIKDKPNTKPLALKGGEIRFDNVNFGYHPDRPIFKDISFTIPAGKKVAIVGPSGCGKSTVFRLLFRFYDSQSGRILIDGQDIKDVSLESLRKAIGVVPQDTPLFHADILHNIRYGNLEASDEEVIAAAKKAHVEETIQRLPEKYKTKVGERGLMISGGEKQRLAVARLLLKDPPILFFDEATSALDVYTETELMRNINSLLVDQIKTSVFIAHRLRTISDADLIIVLRDGKVAEQGSHEELMKIEGGVYYRLWQAQLTESTQATAADPQREEAEVVKTTSEKK